The Bacteroidota bacterium region TGATGGAGAATTTATTGAGAACACTTCCCCCCTCATGGATATTTGTTTAACATTCATAGCCTTTGAGGTGGGAGGTGCTTTAAAATGGTCAAAAATAAAAAAACATGAAAAGGAAATTATAAGTATAACACTACTGGCTAGTTTTTTCCCATTTATATTAATTACAGCATCTATTATAGTTCTTGGATTTATATTTCCAGCAATACTCCCTCTGGCACCACTATCCCTAATACTGTTAGCTATACTCCTGGGAGCTTTGTCGAGCCCCACCGACCCTACCGCTACATTTGCAATTATGCATCAATACAAGGCGAAAGGCAAAGTATCAGACACCATTATAGGTGTAGCTGCCCTTGATGATGTAATAGGTATTTTAATATTCAGTATTACCATTGGTGTTATTTCGATCACCAATGGAAACTATGAAGGTGTTTTTGGCAACCCGATTGCATTTTCTATTTATCAAATAGGGCTAAGTATACTTATTGGTGCCGCCATTGGCTATTCATTTTGCCTGATCTCAAAAATTATAAAATCAATTAGTGAAGGCCAATGGGTTGTAATAGTTTTTTCGCTGCTTATTTTCTCTGCCGGTATTTCTAAATTATTAGACACTGACGAAATCCTTTCTTCAATGACTATGGGAATGGTTGTAGTAAACCGCTGTAAAAAACAAAAAATTATTTTCAGGATTTTAGAGCGTTATACCGAAGAAATAATTTTCCTTTTCTTTTTCCTTCTCAGTGGTTTACATCTTGATATAAGCTCAATTCCCAAGGCAACATCTTTAATATTAATTTTTGTGATTTTCAGGACAGTTGGTAAGTATTTAGGAGTTAGTACGGGAGCCCGAATGGTAAAAGCCGACCCTAAAATTGGCAAATACACTGCAGGAGGACTAATTCCCCAGGGAGGAATTGTTATCGGACTTGTATTGAGTATATATCAGGATCCTCAATTCAAAGAAATTTCAGAAATACTACTGACTACAATAATGGGGGCGATAATTATTCACGAATTGATAGGACCTGTAATAACGAAAAATTCACTGAAGAAAGCCGGAGAGTTAAAAAAGAATAAGAAAAGACATAACTGATTAAAAACTTAATCAAATAAAGTTTAAGGCAAAAGCATTTAACTTTTTTGTTTACCCCACACAAAGGTTCATTTAGGATGTTAATCAAATAATAGTAATTTTGATTACAACAAATACAAACAATGAATAGCCCGGCACAATATAAGTTTCTAATTACCCTATTATTTCTGGCACAGGCAATATTTGCTCAGGTCAGCAGTAAGTTTGATAAAATCTGGCTGGATAATCTTGCAGCAACCGAATCAAAAAGTTTTAAAAACTCAAGCGATATTCCCACTTATCATACAGCTAATTACGACATAAAGTACCACAGACTTTCATTTTATATCGACCCTGACAATTACTTTATCGACGGAGAAGTAACAAGTTATTTTGTATTTAAAAACGAAAGTGACGAAATTAAATTTGATTTTACCGATCAGATTAATGTGGAAGAAGTAATCTACAATAATAAGGTTATCAGTTTTTATCAATTGAACAACATTCTAACATGCGAATTACCATCATTGGCACCAAGAGGAATTCTGGATTCTATAAAAATAAAGTACAGTGGTAGTCCTCCGGCCGATAATGCTGCCTTCACAAAAAGTGAACATAACAACACTCCTATTATTTGGACATTATCAGAACCCTATGGAGCTAAAGACTGGTGGCCATGCAAACAAGACCTCACCGATAAAGCCGACTCAATAGAAGTAATTATTTCGTCACCTAAAGAATACAGGTCTGTGAGTAACGGTTTATTAGTGAAAGAAGAAGTAATTGATGATAAAAGAGTCTGCAAGTGGAAACACAACTATCCTATTCCGGCCTACCTTATCGCAATAGCCACCACAAATTATGTCGACTTCACTATCGACTATGAAAGTATTGGAGGAAATATTATTCCTATCCAGAATTTTGTCTACCCGGAGAATGAATCAACCGTTAAAACAGAAACATATTATACTACTGGGGTAATGAGCTTATTTGAAAATCTTTTTGAAATATATCCCTATAGTAAAGAAAAATACGGACATGCCCAATTTGGCTGGAATGGAGGTATGGAACACTCAACAATAAGCTTTATGGGGAGGTTCGATCAGGACTTAATAGCGCATGAACTGGCCCATCAATGGTTTGGAGATAAAATAACATGTGCTTCGTGGCAGGATATATGGCTAAACGAAGGATTTGCAACATATCTGACCGGCTTAACTTATGAACATAATAAAGGTGATTTCAACGGTTGGTTAACAGGAACCATAAATATAATAACTGAAGAGCCCGGAGGAAGTGTTTTTGTAAAAGATACTACTAATATTAGTGATATTTTTAGTGGCAGATTATCATATGCAAAAGGTGCTATGGTTTTACACTCCCTAAGATGGCTTATTGGTGATGATAATTTCTATAGCGCTATTAAGAATTATCTGAAGGACGAAAAACTTTCTTATTCTTATGCCAAAACTGATGATCTGAAAATGCATTTCGAAAATGTTTATGGTCAGGATTTGGATTATTTTTTCGACCAATGGATCTATTCCGAAGGCTATCCAAGTTACCAAATAG contains the following coding sequences:
- a CDS encoding M1 family aminopeptidase; protein product: MNSPAQYKFLITLLFLAQAIFAQVSSKFDKIWLDNLAATESKSFKNSSDIPTYHTANYDIKYHRLSFYIDPDNYFIDGEVTSYFVFKNESDEIKFDFTDQINVEEVIYNNKVISFYQLNNILTCELPSLAPRGILDSIKIKYSGSPPADNAAFTKSEHNNTPIIWTLSEPYGAKDWWPCKQDLTDKADSIEVIISSPKEYRSVSNGLLVKEEVIDDKRVCKWKHNYPIPAYLIAIATTNYVDFTIDYESIGGNIIPIQNFVYPENESTVKTETYYTTGVMSLFENLFEIYPYSKEKYGHAQFGWNGGMEHSTISFMGRFDQDLIAHELAHQWFGDKITCASWQDIWLNEGFATYLTGLTYEHNKGDFNGWLTGTINIITEEPGGSVFVKDTTNISDIFSGRLSYAKGAMVLHSLRWLIGDDNFYSAIKNYLKDEKLSYSYAKTDDLKMHFENVYGQDLDYFFDQWIYSEGYPSYQIEWYQDNEYNLLLSIKQSQSHPSVTFFDIPVELKIKGYSGEELLYRIEIDSSHYTTKKLIDFPVSEIKFDPNKWLITKDNTVNYNPNLSPENTTINKWNSFFNDDGELIIRSYHYPIGNVNIRLVDINGKNILSEILNCDRNHIINPGKLNKGIYLLIINENGKVYTNKMIN
- a CDS encoding cation:proton antiporter; the protein is MNILLTIGLLLIIGYSAGWLLDKIGLPKIIGYIVTGIILSPNTTDFIDGEFIENTSPLMDICLTFIAFEVGGALKWSKIKKHEKEIISITLLASFFPFILITASIIVLGFIFPAILPLAPLSLILLAILLGALSSPTDPTATFAIMHQYKAKGKVSDTIIGVAALDDVIGILIFSITIGVISITNGNYEGVFGNPIAFSIYQIGLSILIGAAIGYSFCLISKIIKSISEGQWVVIVFSLLIFSAGISKLLDTDEILSSMTMGMVVVNRCKKQKIIFRILERYTEEIIFLFFFLLSGLHLDISSIPKATSLILIFVIFRTVGKYLGVSTGARMVKADPKIGKYTAGGLIPQGGIVIGLVLSIYQDPQFKEISEILLTTIMGAIIIHELIGPVITKNSLKKAGELKKNKKRHN